A stretch of DNA from Paenibacillus albus:
GCTCATGGGCATGACGCAAACGTTCAATTGTATCATCATCAATCAGCTTCGGGCTGATCCAATAGCCTGTCTCATTGAACTGCTTCTTATCTTCTTCGGTTACTTGATACGAAATGACTGACATAATGTGTTGGACACCTCTCTCAAAAAGTCTTATGAATTGCTTCCTTCTACCCCATTGTAGAGCACGATTGTAAGCGTTGACTTCCGAATAACTATCAAATAGGATTAGAAACATAAAGAGATAAATAGACACGAATGGAGCTGTCTGTCATGGCCAAAAGCAAAATCCATGCTGATCGTTGGGAATATAATTGGAATGCTGAAGGAAACAAGGCTTACAGCAGTCTGCCTGAGCTGGTCACGCTTGGCTATGATCGCTTTCATGAAGCCTCTCCGCTCACTGACCATAACCATGAACGAAGCTATGAGTTTGTCTTTGTCGAGAAAGGCAAAGTGACCTGGGAGGTCGATGAGCAGCTCTATCCTTCCAACACCGGACAGTGCTTTCATACCCGCCCCGGTGAGTGGCACCGGGCGCGCCTGAACTATATCGAGCCCTGCAGCATCTGGTGGGTGATCATCGTTGATCCCGCCGAGCAGCCCGGCTGGCTGTCGTTTAGCGATGATGAACGTGAGCAGCTTGCAGCAAACTTACGGGAGCTGCCTCGTATCGTAGGCGTCGACAGCCGCATGAGGGAGCAATTCGAAGCGCTGCGCAGCTTGCTGTCAGATGATGAGCCTGCGCCGCTGTTTCGCTTGCGCCATCATCTTGCCGATATTGTACTCCAGCTTCTATATCCGCGAGCAGAACGCCAAGTCCAGAGCGAGCTGCGCGATGCAATGCTCGCGTTAACGGGCCGCATCGAAGCGGAGCCGGAGCGCCGCTGGGCGAACAAGGAGCTCGCTGACATAGCAGGTGTCAGCGAATCGCACTTCTACCGGCTCTTCCATTCGCTCCACGGCCAATCGCCGGCTAACTACATCGACAGGCTGCGCATGAACCGCGCATGCGAGCTGCTTCGCGAGCCGAGATCGAATGTGACGGACGTTGCGATGGATCTCGGCTACAAGACGAGCCAGCATTTTGCCACCGTGTTTAAGAAGTATATCGGGGTATCTCCGTCACAGTGGAAGAAAACGACTTAAGCATAAATTGCGCATATCAGGTATAATAGATTCCATTATGTTTAAATTTTTAACCTTTTGGCACCTATTCTACCCGACAACAGGAGAACTTTAGCTATGCGCTTCTTCAGCCATTATCCGAAAGAAATTAAAGTATTCCTGCTCGCAAGCCTCATTAATGCGATCGGCAGCGCGCTGATGTGGCCGCTTGTGACGATGTTCGTCTTCGACCAGCTCGGCAGAAGCATGTCCGATGCGGGGCTCGTCATTCTGGTGCAATCGCTCGGCGGTATCGCCGGACAGCTGCTTGGCGGCTCGCTCTACCATAAGGTCGGCGTGAAACGCCTCATTATCGGCGCACTGGCGCTTAATGCGGTCTGCTTGCTTTTCTTGCCGATGCTCAGCGAATCCTGGCCGATCTTTATCGCAGCCATGGGCCTAATTGGCCTGTTCAATTCATCGTCAATGCCAGCAATCCAAGCGTTCGTCGGCTTCCGGTTTGCGGACCGGCGCGGAGAGCTGTTCAACGTCATCTACGTCGCAAACAATATCGGTGTGGCGATTGGTACGGCGCTCAGCGGATTTCTCGCCGATATTTCGTACTCGCTCAGCTTCACGATGAACGGCGTCTCCTCCGGGCTATTCGCGTTCTTCTTCATGATCTATCTGCAGCGAGTGGGCACAACAAGCTCGTCTGCAGGCGGCGTTAAGCTGAAGAAGCTGTCCCCCGAGAATGCCAGCGGCTGGTCGCTGCTGCTGGACGTGCGGCTCTATCTGTTCATGGCGCTTGGCGGCATGCTCATTAACCTCGGCAACAGCATCTGGAATACGGGCGTCTCTCCCTTCATTATTAGCGAAGGACTGCCGAAGCAGATGTTCGGCTACCTGTGGACGCTGAACGGCATTATGATCTTCGTTGCCCAGCCGGTCACGAACTTCATCAAGCGTCTCGCTGCTCGCACAATTACGGCTCAGCTGACAGCCAGCAGCTTGTTCTACTTGAGCGGCTACATCGCCATCCTCTCCATGCACAGCTTCACAGGCATGATTGTCGGTATGGTGCTGACGACGCTTGGCGAGATGCTTATCGCACCGGCGATTCCTGCCTTCCTGAGCGAACGCGGCGGCAAGCATGCACCGTTCTATCTCGGGCTTGCCGGCGGCATCGGGTCTGCCGGCCGTGTCATTGGCCCATATCTGATGGGCCATCTGTACGACATCGGGCAATTGACGCCAGTCGCTTGGCTAGCCGTCGTAACCGCGGCGGTATCAGCAATCTCATTCAGCGTACATGCGTTCATCAACCATCCGGCGCGGCTCGCAAAGCAGCAGCTAAGCGGGAAATCGAGCAAGGAAGCGGCGGTTACCGTAGAAACCCATTAAAAAAGCAGCAGTCATGCGCACGGTGCTAATCCGTACGAGACTGCTGCTTTATTTTATACCACTTTTATACCACTTTTATACCGCGTCATCTGCTATGCCCCGCATGATCCCCGGACAATGAGCTGTGTCGGCAGCAGAATCGAGTTGCCTTCCTTCTGTGCGCTGAAGATGAGCTGAGTCGCGATCGCACCCAGTTCATACTTGGAATGACCGACCGTTGTAAGGGGCGGATTAATATAAGGACCTAGAATAATATTGTCAAAACCGACCACCGAAATGTCATCCGGCACGCGAATGCCGCCCTCCGTGAGAGCACGTATGGCGCCAATTGCCATTTCATCATTCGCCGCGAACAGCGCATCCGGCAGCTGCCCGCCAGCCAGCATCACCTTCACCGCTTGATAGCCGCCAACTTCCACGCAGCGCCCGAATAAACTGATTCGGCTTGGCACTTCCAAGCCGTGCTCCCGAAGCGCTCGCTTGTAACCGTTGTAGCGAAGGGAATTATCGAAGGACGTGACCGGCCCGCTTAGAAATTCGATCTTGCGTCGACCGAGCTTAATGAGATGCGAAACGGCATCGTACGCTCCTTGCTCATAAGTAATAAGCACATTATGTACATAGTCACCTTTGAGCTCGCGGTCGAGTACAACAATCGGGAAGGATTCCGAGGCCGATTGCAGGATGAGGCTGTCGCTAATTTGTGAGCCCATAATGATAGCGCCATCAACAAACTGTTCCTTAATAAACCGATGGGCAGAGCTGTTCTCGCCGCCGAACGTGCTGCAGACGACCAGATTAAACCCATGCGAGGTAACGACTTCTTGTATCCCTTCAATGACTTGACTGTAGAAGGGTCCGCCTAGATCGTACAAGAACAGTCCGATCGTATTCGTTTTGCGCTTTTTTAAATTCCGTGCAGCTCCGCTCGGTCTGAAATTTAGCTCCTGCGCGACACGAATGACTTTGCGTCGCGTCTCCTCACTAATCTTCGGTGAGTTATTCATGGCATAGGAGACTGTGGATACAGCAACTCCCGCCATCTTGGCGACATCCTTGATCGTTGCACGCATATTTACGTAACTCCACCTTCGATGTCAAATGGGATGATCACACTTGCGATTATTAGATTCATTCTAGTATATCCAATAAAGAGTGACAACGAATTTCATTTTGCTGACGGTCTAGATTCGATCGTTATCGCTTCTCCAGCTCTTAATGGCGCGTTTGATCGCATCCGGAGACAGCTGCTCTGCTGCTGCACTCTTGCAAAGTGAAGGAAATTCCGCGTCGGAGGCGCAGCGCCAGCGTTTGGCTCAGCGTGAGTCGGGAATCTAGGAGCTTCCCAGTCAGAACGTAGTGGCGTAAATTCTCTTCCGCCCGAATGGCGCGATCCTGAGCTTTAAGCGGATAAGAGCGAATGATCAGGAAGATAAAGAGGGAAATCAGTGCAAGCAGGACGAACATAACAGCCGGCAATAATGGACCTTCATCATTAATCGTGCGGACAAGCTCCCAGATGGCACAGATCAATAACGCTGCGTTCAATAGCGTAAGCACATAATGGAACGGCGGGTGAAACCTGCGATGGTTCTGATAGTTCTGAACTTGATTACTCATTATTTTCCCTCCATTTTGAACCGCTTCTCATAAAAGAAAGCGACTCGCTTATTACAGCGGTCGCTTCCTATTTCAACAATTAGAATTGAATTTCCTTCTCCACCTTGCGGCGCTTGCCTGTCAGTTCATAAATAACTGGTACGACAATGAGCGTGAGCAGTGTGGATGTCGTCAAACCGCCGATTACGGTAATCGCGAGTCCGCCGGAGATCAGGCTTGTCGACGATTCCGAGAAAGCAAGCGGCAGCAACGCTAGAATGGTTGCGCATGCCGTCATTAGAATCGGTCTTAGACGTGTTTTGGACGCTTCGACCAGCGATTCGTGTACTGGCATGCCACTCTTGCGGTTCTTCTCGACACGGTCCAGAAGAACGACTGCGTTCGTAACTACGATACCAACAAGCATCAGCATACCGATCATGGAACTCATGGACAAGGCGTTGCCCGTAATGAGAAGCGCGCCAAGGGAACCTACCGGTACGAAGAGCAGCGACGACAGGATGATGATTGGAGTCAGCAAACCGCCGAATGTCATGCTCATGACGAGGAAGACGAGACCAATTGCCGCAACCATCGCAATACCGATGCTTTGGAAGCCGCTGTTGATCATTTCCTGGCCGCCGCCGATTTTCACTTCCACGTTGCTTGGCAGCGACAGGCTGTTAATATCGTCTGTGATCGTCTTCGTTACTGCTGAAGTCTTGCTCGCATCCTTCACGTTACCTTTAACTTGTGCATACATCTTCAAGTCTTCGTGGTTGATCGCAACAGGCGCTTTCGCTTCTGTAATATCCACGATTTCCTTCAGCTGCTTCATGCCGCCCATCGTAGGGATGACAATGCTCTCCAGCTGTTCTTTGTTCGTGATTTGCTGCATGTACGACATCGTAATGTCGCGTGCTTTGTTATCCAGCGTGAAGGTGCCGACGTCGACCGGGCGAAGCTGTTCGTTAACGGCCGCCATAACCTGCATGGACGAAACGTTCAGCGCCTTGCCCTCTTTATTAAGCGTCATCTCCCATTTCGGAGTAACGTCCTTCAAGTTGTTGGCGATATCTTTCATGTCGCTGTTTGCTTTCATCAAGTTCTCGACTTGAACCGCGGCTTTGGACAGTGCCGTCAGATCATCGGAGTACAAGCTTACATCTACGCCGTTTCCTGATGGCGGTCCAGCCTGCTGGCCTTCCGTTACATTCACGACCGCTTCCGGCGATTCTTGCTTCAGCATCGCCTGCAAATCTTTCGTAACGTCATCAATCATGGTATCCATGACTGTACCTTCTTTGAACTGAACTGTGAAATTCGCTTTATTCGACGTATTGCCGATCTTCACGAACGGATTGTCCGCGCCGCCGATGCTTGCTGTGTAGTTATCGACGCCTTTCAAATCCTTCAGATAGCCTTCCACTTTTTCACTCGTTTTGTTCGTCTGATCAAGTGTGCTTTGCGACGGCAATGTTAGATCAATGCCGATTGAAGGTACGCTGCCTGCATCCAGGAACGTTACGCCAAGCAGCGGAATCGTGCCGAATGAAGCGATCAGAATGACAACGGATAATATAAGCACCAAAGCCTTACGGCGAAGTGCGCCGCGAATCAGCTTCTCGTAGCCGTTAATGAAGCGGCCGCCTTCCTTGTGCGGCTTAATCCGATTGAAGAATTTCGCGCCCAAGACCGGAATCAGCATCATCGCAACGAGAAGTGAAGTTACGATAGAGATAACGACCGATATTGCGAAAGGACGGAAGAATTCACCGATGATGCCCGTAACGAATGCCAGCGGCAGGAAGACAACAACCGTTGCAATCGTCGAGGAGCCTACAGCGCCGATAACTTCCTTCGTCGCTTTATAAGCAAGCTCTTTGCCGTTCATCTCCTGGCCTTTTTCCTGACGCCATCTGAAGATATTCTCGATAACGACGATACTGTCGTCCACGATCCGGCCGATCGAAACCGCGATACCGCCAAGCGTCATAATGTTCAGCGTGTATCCCATTTGATTCATAAGCGCGATCGTTGCGAATACCGAGATCGGCAGAGAAATGATGGAGATTAATGTCGCCCGTATATTACGCAAAAACAGGAATATAATGATGACACAAAACAGCGAGCCGTAAAGTCCTTCGTGAATAAGCGAGGAAACGGATTTCTTAATCTCCGCGCCTTGGTCCTGGATCAAGTGAATATCAAGGTTCGCTTTGGTTTTGTACGTTTCAAGCACGTCTTTCACGTCATCGGATACATCAGCTGTGTTCGCATCCTGTGTCTTCGCGACTTGAATGACGAAGCTTTCTTGCCCGTCGAAACGTGTAATCTCGTCTTGCTTCGAAATTGTCGTTACTTTCGCGATGTCAGACAGCTTCACTTTTGCCGCTGCAGCTGCGCCGCCAGAAGCTGCTTGTCCAGCACCTGCGCCTGCGCCGCCGCCAAACGCTGCACCCGCACCCGCTCCGCCGCCAGCAGTCAGCTCAAGATCTTCGATCTGCTGCAAGTTCGACAGCTTGCCAACGAGACGAATCGGAATCGACGTATCGTTCTCTGTCACAGAGCCAAGCGGCATTGCAAAGTCAAGCTGTTGAATCGCTTGTTGAATCGTGCTCAGCGAAATGCCATACTGGCTTGCTTTCTCTTTATCCACTTCGATGCGCAGCTCTTGCGAGATCGCGCCTTTCAATGTTACTGAGCTTACGCCAACAACCTTCTCAAGCTTCGGGACGACCCCAGTCTCAAGCTCTTTCTGAAGAGCTTCAGGATCGTTCTTTGACGAGAATACGGCAGCCTCATAGATCGGTGCTGCGCCGAAGGATAGACGCTGAACATTCAGCTTCACTTTGTCAGACGTGCCAACCTTTGCGATTGCCGTCTCGACGTCCTTTACTTTATCCTCCATATTCGTGCCAAACGGATATTGCAAAATAATGCTTGCCGAATTCTCGGAGGTTGTACTTGTCAGGGAGTCATAGCCTTTGAGTCCTTGCAGGCTCTCCTCGACAGGCTTCGTAATCTCGGTTTCAATCTCTTCTGTTGAAGCTCCGGGACTGACAGCCGATATGACAATCGCCGGGAAATCAACGTCCGGGAACGTCTGCTGCTGAATTTTGGTTGCCGAATAGAAGCCAAGTCCTAGAACGAGCAAACACAATATAATGACTGCTACACTGTTTTTTAAACTAAAACGACTAAGCCACGCCATGGTGTGATGTCTCTCCTCTATATGGTTTTATACGGCAACTATACAGTACATTTTTGAACTCAATATGTACTGGGCGTTACAAATTTTTGTCTGTCCTTAAGAATTCTTGTTCATAAAGGCGCTATTCAGCGGTAATCGCACCGTAAAAACAGTCTCCACATTCGGCTTGCTGCTCACTTCGATCGTTCCTTCATGGAGCTCTATAATCCGTCTCACGATGGATAGACCCAGCCCGTTCCCTTTTACCGCATAATCACGTGATTTGTCGACCTTGTAGAAAGGGGTAAAAATATGCGCAAGCTCCTCTTGCGGTATGCCTTTGCCGTGGTCACGGACCGTTACAATGGCCATTCCGTCATGCGCAGCAAGCGATATCGCAAGGACGCCGTTCTTCGCAAACTTGATGCTGTTGCTAATCAAATTATGCCACACCTGATCGAGACTATCCTCGTCTCCAAATATCGTCACATCGTCAAGGGTGAGATCAGGCGTAAGCCCGTTAGCGATCCACTGCGGCTCGCTCGAAATAATGATCCGCCGGATTTGCTCATCCAGCCGAAAGTGCGAAGGATGCGTAGGCTTTTTATCATGTTCAAGCACAGACAGACGGAGCAGATTCGCGCTAAGCCGCGATAGGCGCAGGCTCTCCTCTTCAATAATTTGGAGGTAATGCTGGCGCTGATCCTCCTCCATCTTCTTCGTTCGCAGCGCTTTGGTGAAACCGGTTATCGAAGTAAGCGGGGATTGAAACTCATGAGCAACGTTATTGACGAAATCCGAGCGCAGCTTGTCAATCATCCGCAGCGCTCCTGCCATCTCATTGAAGCTGGCCGTC
This window harbors:
- a CDS encoding helix-turn-helix transcriptional regulator; protein product: MAKSKIHADRWEYNWNAEGNKAYSSLPELVTLGYDRFHEASPLTDHNHERSYEFVFVEKGKVTWEVDEQLYPSNTGQCFHTRPGEWHRARLNYIEPCSIWWVIIVDPAEQPGWLSFSDDEREQLAANLRELPRIVGVDSRMREQFEALRSLLSDDEPAPLFRLRHHLADIVLQLLYPRAERQVQSELRDAMLALTGRIEAEPERRWANKELADIAGVSESHFYRLFHSLHGQSPANYIDRLRMNRACELLREPRSNVTDVAMDLGYKTSQHFATVFKKYIGVSPSQWKKTT
- a CDS encoding MFS transporter; amino-acid sequence: MRFFSHYPKEIKVFLLASLINAIGSALMWPLVTMFVFDQLGRSMSDAGLVILVQSLGGIAGQLLGGSLYHKVGVKRLIIGALALNAVCLLFLPMLSESWPIFIAAMGLIGLFNSSSMPAIQAFVGFRFADRRGELFNVIYVANNIGVAIGTALSGFLADISYSLSFTMNGVSSGLFAFFFMIYLQRVGTTSSSAGGVKLKKLSPENASGWSLLLDVRLYLFMALGGMLINLGNSIWNTGVSPFIISEGLPKQMFGYLWTLNGIMIFVAQPVTNFIKRLAARTITAQLTASSLFYLSGYIAILSMHSFTGMIVGMVLTTLGEMLIAPAIPAFLSERGGKHAPFYLGLAGGIGSAGRVIGPYLMGHLYDIGQLTPVAWLAVVTAAVSAISFSVHAFINHPARLAKQQLSGKSSKEAAVTVETH
- a CDS encoding LacI family DNA-binding transcriptional regulator; this encodes MRATIKDVAKMAGVAVSTVSYAMNNSPKISEETRRKVIRVAQELNFRPSGAARNLKKRKTNTIGLFLYDLGGPFYSQVIEGIQEVVTSHGFNLVVCSTFGGENSSAHRFIKEQFVDGAIIMGSQISDSLILQSASESFPIVVLDRELKGDYVHNVLITYEQGAYDAVSHLIKLGRRKIEFLSGPVTSFDNSLRYNGYKRALREHGLEVPSRISLFGRCVEVGGYQAVKVMLAGGQLPDALFAANDEMAIGAIRALTEGGIRVPDDISVVGFDNIILGPYINPPLTTVGHSKYELGAIATQLIFSAQKEGNSILLPTQLIVRGSCGA
- a CDS encoding efflux RND transporter permease subunit, with the translated sequence MAWLSRFSLKNSVAVIILCLLVLGLGFYSATKIQQQTFPDVDFPAIVISAVSPGASTEEIETEITKPVEESLQGLKGYDSLTSTTSENSASIILQYPFGTNMEDKVKDVETAIAKVGTSDKVKLNVQRLSFGAAPIYEAAVFSSKNDPEALQKELETGVVPKLEKVVGVSSVTLKGAISQELRIEVDKEKASQYGISLSTIQQAIQQLDFAMPLGSVTENDTSIPIRLVGKLSNLQQIEDLELTAGGGAGAGAAFGGGAGAGAGQAASGGAAAAAKVKLSDIAKVTTISKQDEITRFDGQESFVIQVAKTQDANTADVSDDVKDVLETYKTKANLDIHLIQDQGAEIKKSVSSLIHEGLYGSLFCVIIIFLFLRNIRATLISIISLPISVFATIALMNQMGYTLNIMTLGGIAVSIGRIVDDSIVVIENIFRWRQEKGQEMNGKELAYKATKEVIGAVGSSTIATVVVFLPLAFVTGIIGEFFRPFAISVVISIVTSLLVAMMLIPVLGAKFFNRIKPHKEGGRFINGYEKLIRGALRRKALVLILSVVILIASFGTIPLLGVTFLDAGSVPSIGIDLTLPSQSTLDQTNKTSEKVEGYLKDLKGVDNYTASIGGADNPFVKIGNTSNKANFTVQFKEGTVMDTMIDDVTKDLQAMLKQESPEAVVNVTEGQQAGPPSGNGVDVSLYSDDLTALSKAAVQVENLMKANSDMKDIANNLKDVTPKWEMTLNKEGKALNVSSMQVMAAVNEQLRPVDVGTFTLDNKARDITMSYMQQITNKEQLESIVIPTMGGMKQLKEIVDITEAKAPVAINHEDLKMYAQVKGNVKDASKTSAVTKTITDDINSLSLPSNVEVKIGGGQEMINSGFQSIGIAMVAAIGLVFLVMSMTFGGLLTPIIILSSLLFVPVGSLGALLITGNALSMSSMIGMLMLVGIVVTNAVVLLDRVEKNRKSGMPVHESLVEASKTRLRPILMTACATILALLPLAFSESSTSLISGGLAITVIGGLTTSTLLTLIVVPVIYELTGKRRKVEKEIQF
- a CDS encoding sensor histidine kinase — protein: MIKSLYVRTVFIFILAVIVSLFLSFMVASKLYSDQVQDLSDKQMIASGKQIITIIEKLPPGSIEVFKAAVRMPGYRVQIVDEAGTTLAYDDDGNNRKKMHISVKQVEQVISGGVYHGTVSADGKQHGPVHLLTGLPFQYRDKPYALFISPELDKLLDLFRRVMFTILLSVLAFGSIMIVLAASYIVKPVQRLTIATKRMAQGDFRVGLLSKRKDEIGLLTASFNEMAGALRMIDKLRSDFVNNVAHEFQSPLTSITGFTKALRTKKMEEDQRQHYLQIIEEESLRLSRLSANLLRLSVLEHDKKPTHPSHFRLDEQIRRIIISSEPQWIANGLTPDLTLDDVTIFGDEDSLDQVWHNLISNSIKFAKNGVLAISLAAHDGMAIVTVRDHGKGIPQEELAHIFTPFYKVDKSRDYAVKGNGLGLSIVRRIIELHEGTIEVSSKPNVETVFTVRLPLNSAFMNKNS